In the genome of Labrus mixtus chromosome 21, fLabMix1.1, whole genome shotgun sequence, one region contains:
- the LOC132955414 gene encoding probable phosphatase phospho1, giving the protein MSAPSNEVHVVSSQDQRFLVLFDFDETIINESSDDAVVQALPSKQLPDGLKNSYREGHYNEHMQKVLAYMAEQGVSKGCIHSAVEKIPPTPGLLNLLQYLQSHKQDYELVVVSDANMFFIETWLERAGVRKLFQKIFTNPASFDDTGRLVLLPFHSHSCSGCPDNMCKQVILREYLAKRQKERDGAPFQRVFYIGDGANDICPSLALGSRDTAFPRRDFPMHRLLLEMQQSQAAQFKANIVPWVSGEDIVYYLKKIMEER; this is encoded by the coding sequence ATGTCAGCGCCATCAAATGAAGTCCATGTGGTGTCGTCACAGGATCAGCGCTTTTTGGTTTTGTTCGACTTTGACGAGACCATCATCAACGAGAGCAGCGATGATGCAGTGGTGCAAGCTCTACCCAGCAAACAGCTCCCCGACGGGCTGAAGAACAGCTACAGGGAGGGCCACTACAACGAGCACATGCAGAAGGTCTTGGCTTACATGGCGGAGCAGGGCGTGTCAAAGGGCTGCATCCATTCAGCCGTGGAGAAGATCCCACCCACGCCTGGCCTCCTGAACCTGTTGCAGTATTTGCAGAGCCACAAGCAAGACTACGAGCTGGTGGTGGTCTCCGACGCCAACATGTTCTTCATCGAGACGTGGTTGGAGCGGGCTGGGGTACGAAAGCTATTCCAGAAGATTTTCACAAACCCTGCCAGTTTTGATGACACAGGCAGACTGGTGCTGCTCCCGTTTCACTCCCACTCCTGCTCAGGTTGTCCTGATAACATGTGCAAGCAGGTGATCCTTCGCGAGTACCTGGCTAAACGCCAAAAGGAGCGGGATGGTGCTCCTTTTCAGAGGGTTTTCTATATCGGAGATGGGGCCAATGATATCTGTCCCTCTCTGGCTCTTGGGTCCCGGGACACAGCATTCCCCAGGAGAGACTTCCCCATGcacaggctgctgctggagaTGCAGCAGTCCCAGGCAGCTCAGTTTAAGGCTAACATAGTTCCTTGGGTCAGCGGCGAGGACATAGTGTActacttgaaaaaaataatggaaGAGAGATga
- the LOC132955969 gene encoding synaptic vesicle membrane protein VAT-1 homolog: MSGEEAPTQQLQPEQEKKPDEPPPAAPEPPLESEGSPAAAAEEKELPCRALVLTGYGGYDKVKMQVKALSPSQLKAGEVLIRVKACGLNFAELLGRQGLYELLPAPPVTMGMEGCGVIEACGEDVKDRKVGDRVITLARSGMWQEVVIVPADRTFLMPEQMSFEEGAALPVNYLTAYMMLFEMANLRPGKSVLIHMAAGGVGVAVTQLCRTVQDVTVFGTASASKHETISQGGVTHPIDYRTKDYVEEIRKISPKGVDIVLDPLGGSDTQKGFSLLKPLGTLLVFGAANCVTGQKKNLLAMAKTWYHQLSLSALKLMQVNKAVGGFHLGYIPDEELISRTMVTLLELYKQGKIKPRIDSCYHFEEVTDAMKRMHERQNIGKVILLPEAKKKEEEKPKSDPEPVESEEKTGAAVSEQKEEVAEEVQAEKD; encoded by the exons ATGTCTGGTGAAGAGGCTCCAACTCAACAGCTACAACCTGAGCAGGAGAAGAAGCCCGATGAGCCCCCGCCGGCTGCTCCGGAGCCCCCGCTGGAGTCCGAGGGAAGCCCcgcagctgcagcagaggagaaggagCTCCCCTGCCGGGCTCTGGTCCTAACCGGGTACGGGGGCTACGATAAAGTGAAGATGCAGGTGAAGGCGCTGAGCCCATCACAGCTGAAGGCGGGAGAGGTCCTGATTCGGGTCAAAGCTTGCGGGCTGAACTTTGCCGAGCTCCTGGGCAGACAAGGGCTATACGAGCTGCTGCCAGCCCCGCCCGTCACGATGGGGATGGAGGGCTGCGGGGTCATCGAGGCGTGCGGGGAGGATGTGAAGGACAGGAAA gTGGGGGATCGGGTCATCACATTAGCCCGCAGTGGCATGTGGCAGGAAGTGGTGATTGTGCCTGCTGACCGCACCTTCCTCATGCCTGAGCAGATGAGCTTTGAGGAAGGTGCTGCTCTGCCTGTGAACTACCTCACTGCCTACATGATGCTGTTTGAGATGGCCAATCTGAGGCCGGGGAAGAGTGTCCTCATCCACATGGCAGCAG GTGGCGTTGGTGTCGCTGTGACCCAGCTGTGTAGGACTGTGCAGGATGTGACTGTCTTTGGTACAGCTTCAGCCTCCAAACACGAGACCATTTCTCAGGGCGGGGTGACTCACCCCATCGACTACCGCACCAAAGACTACGTTGAAGAGATTCGCAAAATCAGCCCAAAGG GAGTGGACATCGTTCTCGACCCACTTGGTGGTTCAGACACCCAGAAAGGTTTTAGCCTGTTGAAACCTTTGGGTACACTTCTAGTTTTTG GTGCTGCCAACTGTGTGACCGGCCAGAAGAAGAACCTTTTGGCCATGGCTAAAACCTGGTACCATCAGCTCTCGCTCTCTGCGCTGAAGCTGATGCAGGTCAACAAGGCAGTCGGCGGCTTCCACCTGGGCTACATCCCTGATGAGGAGCTCATCAGCAGGACCATGGTGACGCTGCTGGAGCTCTACAAGCAGGGGAAGATCAAACCCCGTATTGACTCCTGCTATCACTTTGAGGAG GTGACCGATGCCATGAAGCGCATGCACGAACGCCAAAACATCGGGAAAGTCATCCTCCTTCCCGAAGccaagaagaaggaggaagagaagccAAAGTCCGACCCTGAGCCGGTAGAAAGTGAGGAGAAAACAGGAGCTGCTGTCAGCGAGCAGAAAGAAGAGGTTGCGGAGGAAGTTCAAGCCGAGAAAGATTGA